The Raphanus sativus cultivar WK10039 chromosome 2, ASM80110v3, whole genome shotgun sequence DNA segment CTGAGAATGCAAGTCCTCATGTCTTATTCATTAAACTCTTGCTTCTCTTTTACGAGTAGGCTTAAGATTTGTTTTAGAACACTTGTAAGAATCTTTGTTAGAGGAGGCTGCATGCATACACAACTTAACCTAAGGCGTATGTTTGCCAGAATCATGGTacttcaaacaaaaaaaatctcaacttACAATCCTTTCCTGATCTATGCTACTAAGACAGAAGAGTGTTTACATATAGGCTTAAGCTTTGTCTTGGAAGAAATAAAGAATCTAGTTTCTTTAGAATCTTTATAGGAGCAAGAGGAGTCTCCACACAACTCAAATCTAGTTTCTTTAGAATCTTAATAGGAGCAAGAGTCTCACACAACTCAACTCAAGGTATATGTGTTGCCATGAACTAGACGATGTACCGCCGCCACTTCTTGGTTTGTGTCCCTTAGTATCTAATTGGTCCGTCAAGGCTACCTGTAGCAAACTGAGAgatacaacaacaacaacaaaaaaatgaatctgACACTCAAACTGCAATTGTCTCTTGACAAACATTCTTGTTTGATATTAGAAGTGAAGgtgtgagaaaaaaaaaagaacctgtTGAACTATAGGATTTGTTGAAGTTGTAAATTCATGAGTCATGCCTTGCCAGACGATTTTTCCTTCATACAGAAACAATAACCTGAATAGAAGAAACCAAACTTCTCAAAAGGGATGAAGAAAAACCATATCATGTGTTTTCAAGGAAGTAGTGGACTATATAATCAGAACCTGTCTACAGCTCTTTGAATGGTGCTATGTTGATGGGTAACAACCAAATAAGAGGCGATCTTCCCAGGTTTCCCAAGTGAATCCTCCTCGCCCGTCAAGTGAACAGATCGTATAAGATCTTCAACTACAGTTGATGCAATGGGATCAAGTCCAGCTGTTGGCTCATCGTACAAGAGCACCTAAGAAGAGGAATGAGTTACACATTCATCAAGAAACTATAACAAATGAATGAAGTTAAGTGGAGTCTTTGGATTATTACCTCTGGCTCTATGACCTCCTTTGTTGTATCGAAAACAAGGGAACGAGCTAAAGCAACCCTTTTCTTCATCCCACCAGATAGCTCAGAAGGTAGTCGATTCTCAACACCCTGATCTTATTAGAAGAGAAACAAAATCATTTATTGAAGCAAAATCTTTCTTAGATGATGTGATAAGTAGGAGACCTTCAAACCAACAGCTGCCAAGGTCTGTGTCACAAGCTCAGATATTTGATTCTCAgacattttagaattttcataGCTGAACATGGAAAGGTTTAATCAATTAAGGACATTCTGGCTAGAAAAAAGAGGTGATGTAGGAGGACGGTGACTTACAGTAGAAAGCCAACATTTTCACGAACtgtaagagaatcaaagagagctgCACTCTGAAAAACCTGTAAGATAGAAAAACAAAACCATTCgattcataaactctaaaccaaaaATGCAACACTCATGAGAAGAGCGCTTACAAGGCCAATACGAAGCCCTGATATCTCCTCATCACTTATCAAACCAGCTCGTTTTTTTCCTCGTATATAAACCTCTCCCTGAGCATTAGCGACAATCCATAACTTGAAGGATACGATCAtctaactagagagagagataaaaagGAAAGACTTGCAGACCTTGTCGGGAGCAAGAAGACCAGCCATGATCTTTAAAATGGTTGATTTTCCAGTCCCAGAAGGACCAATCACCCCAACAGCCTCGCCATGTCTAATCTAAAGAGACAGAACAAGATTAACCTCATAAGATCTTCTCTAAAAGCTAGCTAGAGGAAGTATCCTTATGAACAAGATGATTACCTTAAAGGAAACACCTTTCAAGATATGTTTATCCCCAAATGATTTGTAGACATCTCGACATTCTATAAGAACATCAGAATCATCCCCAGGCTCTCGCAAACCTCCTCCTGACTTTGATAGACTCTGCTGCAGATTTCGAAAAAGTTAGACAAGGCTCTCAATTGCAGAAAATTTGACCTACCAAGACTGGGCATAAGCAAAAGGCAGCAACTTTTGTGAAATTACATCGAATTTAGTGGCTATGGAACAGCAAGGGACTTTCCGACGGAACGAGCTAATACTCCTTCTAGACATAGCAACGGATTGGTCGGGAGAAGAATGGAAGTGTAAACTTGGACgaagcaaagaagaagaagaagaagaggataaAGAAAGCATGATTGTGAGATCTTTGAAGAATGGGATCGAAGATGCACCAATTCGGTACCGATTTGGAGAAATTGACACAGAAGAATCAGGAAAAGTGTGGGGCTTTGCAGCGTCACACTTCTTTGCTGGGAAGGGGAtattagctttttttttcttctacttcCATCGATTAAAGCAAAGCTATGTTTGtgaaaagtataaaatttaaaattaattttgggTTGTAAGTAAAACTACAGtattctataaattttataaattaatatttaataaattaataaacaaaaaaattaataaatttatccGGTCGTACGTGAACTAGTTAGATTTAGAATATGCATGACACAAAAAAGAGAAGGATATCTCTCTTAATCACCCTCGATACAAAAATAAGCTTTTCTGATCCGGTGGCCGGTGGCCTTCTGCCGCCGGTCGCCATActctttatatttgtttttttctgtataTAATCGGCTTTGTCAGACGAATTGATTTTATTCCGGTTGCGGATTTCACTTTTCGCGAGGCGATTTTGATGTGTGTAGAGTCAAGCGAACAGAGCAGTTTCTTCAATCTAatcttttctctgtttttctcttgaCCCTTTTAATAAAGATCCGATCTTTAAGATCGGTTAAAACTAAGCTTCCTCTCATCAAAATTTATTCCGGCtgttctctttggatcttcattTTATTTGTTGGTTATCCTCAATCTTTGTTCTCTGAAGATATCAATCTTTGCGTTAAATATCTCTAGCAAAGTGTTCTAAAGAGATAAAGCTTTGAGTTTTGCTTGGGAACTTCGTGGTTTGAGGCTGACCTAAGAAGAGCCAGAGCTTGCTAGTTTGCAAGTGTTTTGACGATGGCGGTTTTGAATCAATTGGAGTTACAAGGAGACTCTCACATCCGGCAAAGAGATTGGAGATACTTGGTAACAGAGGCGCACAGAGAGTGAAGCACAATTCGAGTCGGGAAGTAGTTGGATCGTCGAGAAGAGGCATCAAAATCGGGTTTGGGTTGATGAAGAAAAAATCAAGACGGCGACTTACTACGGTGGTGTACCAGAGACGGAGTGGTGGCGAAGATGCAGTCCCTGCATGAAGTCCGCGTGTGATGCCACATGTTTCTAGGAAACCCTACATCAAACACGTGTCTTgataaaatattagatatacCCAATTGAACTTAATTGTAATCTTTAGTTAATGTTGGTATTGGGCCTCGGAATTTTAAAAAGCCCGACTCTTGTAAACATGTCTTTGGGCTGTTATAAATGAATTTGGTTGACAAAGAAAAGAATATGCATGACACTAATCGATatgataatattaataaatgatattttaaaaacaaattatatataaatatatgatttcaatatatatatgcatattttgtGATATATTAGTGAtgatgtaaatataaaatacaaagtATTATTTGGATTTTAGACtataattaaacatttaaaatatattttcgcAATCTAATGATTTGActgtttattaatattttcgcACTAAAAGTTTTaacttttgaatttgaaaatgaATTATGAAGATTAACAGAGAAAAcaatttatatgaaattttatgcGTAACACGAATCcccactaatttttttaaaaatatacaattaaacCAAAATACATATCAATAAcgttaaaagaaaatcattttcagATTATATCTTTAATGAAATACTCAATCTTATCTAAAATGcctttaaaattataaaagattattaattttcatTAATGACAATTTTGTCTTTTAGTTTTAGGCATACATATACACCTAaatgtattaataaatattggGTCTACATGTATTTTAAAGATGTGataactttatatttatatctacatatattttatagttttctaacttcaaaatttaatataaatattcttaGCTTAAACAGTGGACACACATATATTATGAACCCtatataaattaacaaacataatgacatcaaatattattatcttaaatcTATGTATTAATATTCAAAATGGATCATTTGAACATTATGATATAAACCAAAACTCTATATTCTACACCATATATCATATGAATatttgaataataatttttgtgtataatattatttaatgataaaatgattatatacacaaataattagaatatattatttacgatgtcattttgtaaataatattgatAGGACACTTACAAGTgttaaagaatattttaaaaattatcataaattaaatttaaatctaaaacaaaaagacTTATGATAGGTTATTACTAACGAAAACAAACTAATATTGTAATAtcaataattgtttttatattagcatttttatttgaatgacataataaaaatttcatcaaaatttaGGAATCACAAGTTTGTGTAATATTAGACATATGTGAGaatctaaacaaaaaataaaataaaaaagtttcagattttttgtgtgttttattgATCAATTGTATCAGATTACACGTTGATAGCgagtttttgagttttaaaCGGTCTCTATcagatttttagttaaaaataaattcattaaaTCTGAACCATA contains these protein-coding regions:
- the LOC108818042 gene encoding protein TRIGALACTOSYLDIACYLGLYCEROL 3, chloroplastic isoform X2; protein product: MLSLSSSSSSSLLRPSLHFHSSPDQSVAMSRRSISSFRRKVPCCSIATKFDSLSKSGGGLREPGDDSDVLIECRDVYKSFGDKHILKGVSFKIRHGEAVGVIGPSGTGKSTILKIMAGLLAPDKGEVYIRGKKRAGLISDEEISGLRIGLVFQSAALFDSLTVRENVGFLLYENSKMSENQISELVTQTLAAVGLKGVENRLPSELSGGMKKRVALARSLVFDTTKEVIEPEVLLYDEPTAGLDPIASTVVEDLIRSVHLTGEEDSLGKPGKIASYLVVTHQHSTIQRAVDRLLFLYEGKIVWQGMTHEFTTSTNPIVQQFATGSLDGPIRY
- the LOC108818042 gene encoding protein TRIGALACTOSYLDIACYLGLYCEROL 3, chloroplastic isoform X1, translated to MLSLSSSSSSSLLRPSLHFHSSPDQSVAMSRRSISSFRRKVPCCSIATKFDQSLSKSGGGLREPGDDSDVLIECRDVYKSFGDKHILKGVSFKIRHGEAVGVIGPSGTGKSTILKIMAGLLAPDKGEVYIRGKKRAGLISDEEISGLRIGLVFQSAALFDSLTVRENVGFLLYENSKMSENQISELVTQTLAAVGLKGVENRLPSELSGGMKKRVALARSLVFDTTKEVIEPEVLLYDEPTAGLDPIASTVVEDLIRSVHLTGEEDSLGKPGKIASYLVVTHQHSTIQRAVDRLLFLYEGKIVWQGMTHEFTTSTNPIVQQFATGSLDGPIRY